The following proteins are encoded in a genomic region of Rhodoferax aquaticus:
- a CDS encoding LysE family transporter: protein MLGVTDYGTFVASIIVFLLIPGPGNLALITSTAKGGIRGGLGATMGVIFGDQVLMWMAVGGVAALLAAYPQAFHFVQYAGAAYLAWLGGKMLLAKPGAAPVLNITAGHYVRQALMITLLNPKAVVFYMAFFPAFVDPAHHQGLITFGFMAITIAVLTFAYGLTSVLLTYFLAERMRANPTISRALEKVAGLFLVGFGVKLALSR, encoded by the coding sequence ATGCTCGGCGTAACAGACTACGGCACCTTCGTTGCCTCCATCATTGTTTTCTTGCTGATCCCTGGACCAGGCAATTTGGCCCTCATCACCTCCACAGCCAAGGGTGGCATTCGCGGTGGTTTGGGTGCCACGATGGGCGTGATTTTTGGGGACCAGGTCTTGATGTGGATGGCGGTAGGCGGCGTGGCTGCTTTGCTGGCAGCCTATCCCCAAGCCTTTCACTTTGTGCAGTATGCGGGCGCGGCTTATCTTGCTTGGTTGGGCGGCAAGATGCTGCTGGCCAAGCCTGGCGCGGCGCCGGTGCTCAACATCACGGCGGGCCACTACGTCCGCCAAGCCCTGATGATCACCTTGCTCAACCCCAAGGCCGTGGTGTTCTACATGGCGTTCTTCCCCGCATTTGTGGACCCCGCCCATCACCAAGGGCTGATAACTTTTGGATTCATGGCCATCACCATTGCGGTGCTCACCTTTGCTTACGGCTTGACCTCAGTGCTGCTGACTTACTTTTTGGCAGAGCGCATGCGCGCCAACCCCACGATCAGCCGTGCGCTGGAAAAAGTGGCGGGTTTGTTTTTGGTGGGCTTCGGGGTCAAGCTGGCACTGTCACGCTAG
- the mnmG gene encoding tRNA uridine-5-carboxymethylaminomethyl(34) synthesis enzyme MnmG — protein MLYPQNFDVIVVGGGHAGTEAALASARMGCKTLLLTHNIETLGQMSCNPSIGGIGKGHLVKEVDALGGAMALATDEGGIQFRILNSSKGPAVRATRAQADRVLYKAAIRRMLENQPNLWLFQQAVDDLMVEGDRVVGAVTQVGIRFRAQAVVLTAGTFLDGKIHVGLNNYSAGRAGDPPAVSLSARLKELKLPQGRLKTGTPPRIDGRSIDFSKCQEQPGDGMEGGMGAAMPVFSFMGKAEMHPQQMPCWITHTNQRTHDIIRSGFDRSPMFTGKIEGVGPRYCPSVEDKIGRFADKESHQIFLEPEGLTTHEYYPNGISTSLPFDIQYDLVRSMAGLENAHILRPGYAIEYDYFDPQQLKSSFETKAIQGLFFAGQINGTTGYEEAAAQGLFAGINAALQAGAKTAWTQETWVPARDEAYLGVLVDDLITKGVSEPYRMFTSRAEFRLQLREDNADARLTETGRKLGLVDDARWEAFSRKRDAVSRETERLRSIWVSPKNLAAAESERVLGKAIEHEYNLADLLRRPNVSYGDLLSLDGGRYANAELATPQGQVPTPFVATVVEQVEIAAKYSGYIDRQRDEVQRASHYENLRLPAELDYMQVTALSIEARQSLNKVRPETLGQASRMSAITPASISLLMIHLKKGGFKEFANVPRTATPEVVS, from the coding sequence ATGCTTTACCCACAGAATTTTGACGTCATCGTTGTCGGTGGTGGCCATGCCGGTACCGAAGCCGCATTGGCGTCCGCACGCATGGGGTGCAAAACACTGCTGCTCACACACAACATCGAGACCTTGGGCCAGATGAGCTGCAACCCGTCGATTGGCGGCATTGGCAAAGGGCACTTGGTCAAAGAGGTGGACGCGCTCGGTGGTGCCATGGCCTTGGCCACGGACGAGGGCGGCATCCAGTTCCGTATTTTGAATTCGAGCAAAGGCCCGGCCGTGCGGGCCACCCGCGCGCAGGCAGACCGGGTGCTGTACAAGGCGGCCATTCGCCGCATGTTGGAGAACCAGCCAAACCTCTGGCTGTTCCAGCAAGCGGTGGACGACCTGATGGTCGAGGGCGACCGCGTGGTCGGTGCCGTCACCCAAGTAGGCATCCGTTTTCGCGCCCAAGCGGTGGTGCTTACCGCCGGTACCTTCTTGGACGGCAAGATCCACGTGGGCTTGAACAACTACTCCGCGGGCCGTGCGGGCGATCCACCCGCAGTGAGTTTGAGTGCGCGCTTGAAAGAGCTGAAGCTGCCGCAAGGCCGCCTGAAAACAGGCACCCCTCCGCGCATTGATGGGCGCAGCATTGACTTCAGCAAGTGCCAAGAACAACCTGGGGACGGCATGGAAGGTGGCATGGGCGCGGCCATGCCGGTGTTCAGCTTTATGGGCAAGGCAGAGATGCACCCGCAGCAAATGCCCTGCTGGATTACCCACACCAACCAGCGCACGCACGACATCATCCGCAGTGGCTTTGACCGCAGCCCCATGTTCACCGGCAAGATTGAGGGCGTGGGCCCACGCTACTGCCCGAGTGTGGAAGACAAGATTGGGCGCTTTGCCGACAAAGAAAGCCACCAGATTTTTCTGGAACCCGAAGGCCTGACCACGCACGAGTATTACCCCAACGGCATCTCCACCAGCTTGCCGTTTGATATCCAGTACGACTTGGTGCGCAGCATGGCGGGCTTGGAGAACGCGCACATCTTGCGCCCTGGCTACGCCATTGAATACGACTACTTTGATCCGCAGCAGCTCAAGAGCTCGTTCGAGACCAAGGCTATTCAAGGTCTGTTTTTTGCCGGGCAGATCAACGGCACGACCGGGTATGAGGAGGCTGCGGCGCAAGGCTTGTTTGCTGGCATCAATGCGGCGCTGCAAGCCGGAGCCAAGACGGCCTGGACGCAAGAGACCTGGGTGCCCGCGCGTGATGAGGCCTACTTGGGTGTGCTGGTGGACGACCTGATTACCAAGGGTGTGTCTGAGCCCTACCGCATGTTCACCAGCCGCGCGGAGTTCCGCTTGCAGTTGCGAGAAGACAATGCCGACGCCCGCCTGACCGAAACAGGCCGCAAGTTGGGCTTGGTGGACGACGCACGGTGGGAGGCTTTCAGCCGCAAGCGCGACGCTGTTTCACGTGAAACAGAGCGCCTGCGCTCGATCTGGGTGAGCCCCAAAAACCTGGCTGCTGCGGAGTCTGAGCGCGTGCTGGGCAAGGCTATTGAACACGAATACAACCTGGCTGACCTGCTGCGCCGCCCCAATGTGAGCTACGGCGATTTGCTTTCTTTGGATGGTGGCCGCTATGCCAACGCAGAGCTAGCCACGCCGCAGGGCCAAGTGCCCACGCCTTTTGTGGCGACCGTGGTGGAGCAGGTGGAAATTGCTGCCAAGTATTCCGGCTACATCGACCGCCAGCGCGACGAGGTGCAGCGTGCATCGCACTACGAAAACCTGCGGCTGCCTGCCGAGTTGGACTATATGCAAGTGACCGCTTTGAGCATTGAAGCGCGCCAAAGTTTGAACAAGGTGCGACCAGAGACGCTGGGCCAAGCCTCACGCATGTCGGCTATCACGCCCGCCAGCATCTCCTTGTTGATGATTCACCTGAAGAAGGGCGGCTTCAAAGAGTTTGCCAACGTGCCACGCACGGCGACCCCTGAGGTGGTGAGCTGA
- the rsmG gene encoding 16S rRNA (guanine(527)-N(7))-methyltransferase RsmG encodes MRPLEQGLRQGLDALALGLTDAQVGQLLDYCDLIQKWTKVYNLTAVRDPAEMLTHHLLDSLAVIGPLRAQIAALPLPAHAVCRLLDVGSGAGLPGAVIAICCPEVRVDCVDTVAKKAAFIQQVAVTLRLPNLRGVHARVENLRDKYQVISSRAFASLLDFTNWSRAAMGEGSVWMGMKGKHPAEELQVLPADVQVFHVEQLTVPGLDAERCIIWMRLATA; translated from the coding sequence ATGCGGCCGTTGGAACAGGGTTTGCGCCAGGGCTTGGACGCGCTGGCGCTGGGGCTGACAGATGCGCAAGTAGGGCAGTTGCTGGACTACTGCGACCTGATCCAAAAGTGGACCAAAGTCTATAACCTGACGGCGGTGCGCGATCCGGCCGAAATGTTGACCCACCATTTGCTGGACAGTTTGGCGGTGATTGGCCCACTGCGTGCGCAGATTGCCGCCCTCCCGTTGCCCGCTCATGCTGTCTGCCGTTTGCTGGACGTAGGTTCAGGTGCTGGTCTGCCCGGTGCGGTGATCGCCATCTGCTGCCCTGAGGTACGTGTGGATTGCGTGGACACGGTGGCCAAGAAGGCCGCATTTATCCAGCAGGTGGCGGTTACTTTGCGCCTGCCCAATCTGCGTGGCGTGCATGCCCGGGTCGAAAACCTGAGGGACAAGTACCAAGTGATCAGCTCGCGCGCGTTTGCATCTTTGCTGGATTTCACCAATTGGTCGCGGGCGGCCATGGGTGAGGGCTCTGTTTGGATGGGTATGAAGGGCAAGCATCCTGCGGAAGAGCTTCAGGTTTTGCCTGCCGATGTGCAAGTGTTTCACGTGGAACAACTCACGGTGCCCGGCTTAGATGCCGAGCGCTGCATCATCTGGATGCGCCTGGCGACTGCCTAG